From a region of the Streptacidiphilus albus JL83 genome:
- a CDS encoding helix-turn-helix domain-containing protein: MASQFGTLLRDLRGEAGMTQEQLAEAAGLGVRTIHRLETGTPNDTRTGTVKLAAHALADALGRDRDAVWQELLSARTGAAVIAESAGAVVEPGAAPLASAPGPAKRVAMPYRGVLTEVAETLAHNEHGRWTLEEERRRVHDPRPLPVKWGSARANWVDHPDNVHGAGSASAPPSLSGGLSEIADAYRRIGSGRLVVLGRAGSGKTVLTLRFVLDYLRTRVDGEPVPVVFSLGSWEPTAVGLREWLVGRLLRDNPDLDARAPDGSTLAAALLAAGWILPVLDGFDEIAAGLHGAALDALNASTLPFLLTSRTGEFADAVTATDVLTRAAGVELTDLTTADLAEYLPLTARPTASAEPGEPAEPGERSPTVWDPVVDRLVRQPDSPACRHLTAVLSTPLMVVLARTVYSNVPGRDPAVLLDTDRFPTPEALEEHLLAGFVPTVYRPQPQTAHGPATRSRRQRTWDPDRALRYAGHLAAHLDRDQEHGHQDLAWWQLAGAVRPSVRILAVTMASAMLTALADWLVFWPLDLFGVGRTPVEPEASVLDALLYGPAVGLTFGLIYGLVTVFDRATFEPSRTQLRLVGLRHGAEGPPRWRRFLSWFGIGCVGGMAVGVAYGPALILEARILFGHTAYGGDAVKSTLINMLGFGIVFGLAAGCVLGSVVALETPVDVGSAATPTSLLLSNRTTVLRQVAVVAPALAVAIAVIGWTTVELLRGHLGNVNWPIANGFVIGAIGGIGGAASYALAFTAWGQWVLFTRICLPLTGRLPWRVVAYLDDAHRRGVLRQAGAVYQFRHARLQQHLSQTYLDVGEAAADGTPGSAPR; encoded by the coding sequence GTGGCGAGCCAGTTCGGCACGCTGCTGCGCGATCTGCGCGGCGAGGCCGGGATGACGCAGGAGCAGCTGGCCGAGGCGGCCGGGCTGGGCGTGCGCACCATCCACCGGCTGGAGACCGGGACACCGAACGACACCCGGACGGGCACGGTGAAGCTGGCCGCCCATGCGCTCGCCGACGCGTTGGGGCGCGACCGTGACGCCGTCTGGCAGGAGCTCCTCTCCGCACGCACCGGTGCCGCCGTCATCGCGGAGAGCGCCGGGGCCGTGGTCGAGCCGGGTGCCGCGCCCCTCGCGTCGGCTCCCGGGCCGGCGAAGCGCGTGGCGATGCCCTACCGGGGCGTGCTGACCGAGGTCGCGGAGACCCTGGCCCACAACGAGCACGGCCGGTGGACCCTGGAGGAGGAGCGGCGCCGGGTCCACGATCCCCGCCCGCTACCGGTGAAGTGGGGCTCGGCGCGGGCGAACTGGGTCGACCATCCGGACAATGTCCACGGCGCCGGGTCGGCCTCGGCTCCGCCCTCCCTGTCGGGTGGTCTGTCGGAGATCGCGGACGCGTACCGGCGCATCGGCTCCGGGCGGCTGGTGGTGCTCGGCCGCGCCGGATCCGGCAAGACGGTGCTGACGCTGCGATTCGTCCTGGACTATCTGCGCACCCGCGTCGACGGCGAGCCCGTGCCGGTGGTGTTCAGCCTGGGGTCGTGGGAACCGACCGCCGTCGGACTGCGCGAGTGGCTCGTCGGGCGCCTGCTGCGGGACAACCCGGACCTGGACGCCCGCGCGCCCGACGGCTCGACCCTGGCCGCGGCGCTGCTGGCGGCCGGCTGGATCCTGCCGGTCCTCGACGGCTTCGACGAGATAGCCGCCGGTCTGCACGGCGCCGCGCTGGACGCCCTCAACGCGAGCACGCTGCCGTTCCTGCTGACCAGCCGTACCGGGGAGTTCGCCGACGCGGTCACCGCGACCGACGTGCTCACCAGGGCCGCCGGCGTCGAGCTGACCGACCTGACCACCGCCGACCTGGCCGAATACCTGCCGCTCACCGCCCGGCCGACCGCGTCGGCCGAACCGGGCGAACCGGCCGAACCGGGCGAGAGATCGCCGACGGTGTGGGACCCGGTCGTGGACCGGCTGGTCCGGCAGCCGGACAGCCCGGCCTGCCGGCATCTCACCGCCGTCCTCAGTACCCCGTTGATGGTCGTCCTGGCCAGGACCGTCTACAGCAACGTTCCCGGCCGTGATCCGGCCGTCCTGCTGGACACCGACAGGTTTCCGACGCCCGAAGCTCTCGAAGAGCACTTGCTGGCCGGCTTCGTGCCGACCGTCTACCGGCCCCAGCCGCAGACCGCGCACGGGCCCGCCACCCGCTCCCGGCGGCAGCGCACCTGGGACCCGGACCGGGCACTGCGGTACGCGGGCCACCTCGCCGCCCACCTCGACCGCGACCAGGAGCACGGTCATCAGGACCTGGCCTGGTGGCAGTTGGCGGGGGCGGTCCGCCCGTCCGTCCGGATCCTGGCCGTCACCATGGCTTCCGCGATGCTCACCGCGTTGGCGGACTGGCTCGTCTTCTGGCCCCTGGACCTGTTCGGCGTGGGCAGGACGCCGGTCGAACCGGAGGCGAGCGTGCTCGACGCCCTCCTGTACGGACCCGCGGTCGGCCTGACCTTCGGGCTGATCTACGGGTTGGTGACCGTGTTCGACAGGGCCACCTTCGAGCCCTCGCGCACGCAGTTGCGGCTGGTCGGCCTGCGGCACGGAGCCGAGGGGCCGCCGAGGTGGAGACGCTTCCTCTCCTGGTTCGGCATCGGATGCGTCGGCGGTATGGCGGTCGGAGTCGCGTACGGCCCCGCGCTCATCCTGGAAGCGCGGATCCTGTTCGGGCACACCGCCTACGGCGGTGATGCGGTCAAGTCGACGCTGATCAACATGCTGGGGTTCGGCATCGTCTTCGGGCTGGCCGCCGGGTGCGTCCTCGGCAGCGTGGTGGCCTTGGAGACGCCGGTCGACGTCGGCTCGGCCGCCACCCCGACCAGCCTGCTGCTGAGCAACCGCACCACGGTGCTCCGCCAGGTCGCGGTCGTCGCGCCGGCCCTCGCCGTGGCCATCGCCGTCATCGGGTGGACGACGGTGGAACTCCTGCGCGGGCACCTCGGAAACGTGAACTGGCCGATCGCCAACGGATTCGTCATCGGGGCGATCGGCGGGATCGGCGGGGCCGCGTCCTACGCGCTGGCCTTCACCGCCTGGGGGCAATGGGTGCTGTTCACCCGCATCTGCCTGCCGCTGACCGGGCGGCTGCCGTGGCGGGTGGTCGCCTACCTGGACGACGCCCATCGGCGCGGGGTGCTGCGGCAGGCCGGTGCCGTCTACCAGTTCCGGCACGCACGGCTGCAGCAGCACCTGAGCCAGACCTATCTCGACGTGGGGGAAGCGGCTGCTGACGGAACCCCGGGTTCCGCCCCGCGCTGA
- a CDS encoding aldo/keto reductase: MRTTSLGNEGPQVGVIGLGCMGMTHAYDPNGRDDEASVAVLRQAVDLGVTLIDTANVYGPYTNESLVGRALGGGLRDQVVLATKVGLTQEGGDSLAHGAQLVRNGRPEHVRASIDDSLRRLGTDHVDLYQLHRVDPEVPIEETWGALAEVVAAGKALRIGLSEVSVEEIRRARAVHPVASVQSELSLWTRDVLAEVLPYCEREGIAFLPFSPLGRGFLAGRFSSVADLPAEDWRSTLPRFQAEALAANQALVETVRAVAERHGATPAQVALAWVVAQGNRVVPIPGTKTPKYLLDNVAAADLDLTAADLAELDALPAPTGDRY, translated from the coding sequence ATGCGTACCACCAGCCTGGGCAACGAGGGTCCGCAGGTCGGCGTGATCGGACTGGGGTGCATGGGGATGACCCATGCCTACGACCCCAACGGGCGCGACGACGAGGCTTCGGTCGCGGTGCTCCGGCAGGCCGTCGACCTCGGGGTGACGCTGATCGACACGGCGAACGTCTACGGCCCCTACACCAATGAGTCGCTGGTCGGCCGGGCGCTCGGCGGCGGCCTGCGGGACCAGGTGGTGCTGGCGACCAAGGTGGGGCTGACCCAGGAGGGCGGTGACAGCCTGGCCCACGGCGCCCAACTGGTGCGCAACGGGCGGCCGGAGCACGTCCGGGCCTCGATCGACGACAGCCTCCGCCGCCTCGGGACCGACCACGTCGACCTCTACCAGCTGCACCGGGTCGACCCCGAGGTCCCGATCGAGGAGACCTGGGGCGCCCTGGCCGAGGTGGTCGCGGCCGGAAAGGCACTGCGGATCGGCCTGTCCGAGGTCTCGGTGGAGGAGATCCGCCGGGCCCGGGCGGTCCACCCGGTCGCCTCCGTCCAGTCGGAGCTGTCGCTGTGGACCCGGGACGTGCTGGCGGAGGTGCTGCCTTACTGCGAGCGCGAGGGCATCGCGTTCCTGCCCTTCTCCCCGCTCGGGCGCGGCTTCCTGGCCGGACGCTTCAGCAGCGTCGCGGACCTCCCGGCCGAGGACTGGCGCAGCACCCTGCCGCGCTTCCAGGCGGAGGCGCTGGCCGCCAACCAGGCGCTGGTGGAGACGGTGCGGGCGGTCGCCGAGCGGCACGGGGCCACCCCCGCGCAGGTCGCCCTGGCCTGGGTGGTCGCCCAGGGCAACCGGGTGGTGCCGATCCCGGGCACCAAGACCCCGAAGTACCTGCTGGACAACGTCGCGGCGGCCGACCTCGACCTGACCGCCGCCGACCTGGCGGAGCTGGACGCCCTCCCGGCGCCCACCGGCGACCGCTACTGA
- a CDS encoding N-acetylglucosamine kinase — MAVVLAVDLGRTGCRAGVWTGRGEEPRATREVPGTPGLAAPGGAAEAGTVVLAVARELLRAVGIRRVDAVCVGAAGALAAPEAARALAGAVLAGLPAEETAVTSDAVTAHAGALGRATGVVLAAGTGAVAVGVGTGGTFAVVDGWGPWLGDEGGGAWIGTAGLRAALRAHDGRGEPTALLEAAVAEFGALSRLPTVLDEGGNPARRAASFAPAVARAAAEGDRAAVGILHSAATALSGAVAAAARRSCGPDPAPVVLTGGLVNLGAPLLTPLYAALAELAPALRPQPPLGDPLGGARLLALPAEGPHEPLITRLRR; from the coding sequence GTGGCGGTGGTGCTGGCGGTGGATCTCGGCCGGACCGGCTGCCGGGCCGGGGTGTGGACGGGTCGCGGTGAAGAGCCCCGGGCGACCCGGGAGGTCCCGGGGACGCCCGGCCTCGCCGCCCCCGGCGGGGCCGCCGAGGCCGGAACGGTGGTGCTCGCGGTCGCGCGGGAGCTGCTCCGAGCGGTTGGGATCCGGCGGGTGGACGCGGTCTGTGTCGGTGCGGCCGGCGCCCTGGCCGCGCCCGAGGCCGCCCGGGCGCTGGCCGGGGCCGTGCTGGCGGGGCTTCCGGCCGAGGAGACCGCAGTCACCAGCGACGCGGTGACCGCCCACGCCGGTGCGCTGGGCCGGGCCACCGGAGTGGTGCTCGCCGCCGGGACCGGGGCGGTCGCCGTCGGGGTGGGCACCGGCGGAACCTTCGCGGTGGTCGACGGCTGGGGCCCGTGGCTCGGCGACGAGGGCGGCGGCGCCTGGATCGGGACGGCCGGGCTGCGGGCCGCCCTGCGCGCGCACGACGGGCGCGGCGAACCCACGGCTCTGCTGGAGGCCGCCGTCGCGGAGTTCGGCGCCCTGTCCCGGCTGCCGACGGTGCTCGACGAGGGCGGCAATCCGGCCCGCCGCGCCGCCTCGTTCGCGCCCGCGGTCGCGCGGGCCGCCGCCGAGGGGGACCGCGCGGCGGTCGGGATCCTCCACTCGGCCGCCACCGCGCTGAGCGGGGCGGTGGCCGCTGCCGCCCGGCGCAGCTGCGGCCCGGATCCGGCCCCGGTCGTGCTCACCGGGGGCCTGGTGAACCTGGGCGCACCGCTGCTGACGCCGCTGTACGCCGCGCTGGCCGAGCTCGCTCCGGCGCTGCGGCCGCAGCCGCCGCTCGGCGACCCGCTCGGCGGGGCCCGGCTGCTCGCCCTGCCGGCCGAGGGACCGCACGAACCGCTGATCACCCGGCTGCGCCGCTGA
- a CDS encoding N-acetylmuramic acid 6-phosphate etherase, producing MIVTERTSAMTPHHSVRVESPTERRNPRTLDIDRLPTVEVLRLLNAEDRTAADAVAAVLPGLALVVDRTVRQLGSGGRLHYFGAGSSGRLAVMDAAELIPTFGVRPGLVVAHHAGGSAALTLPTEGAEDRAEDGAADAADVGPLDVAVGITASGRTPYVGGALQAARAAGAFTVLVSANPQAELAPLAEVHLGVDTGPEAITGSTRLKAATAHKLLLNSLSTATMVAMGHTYSNLMVDVAAGNDKLRGRLSAILEEATGRSPAACAEALAAAGGELKTALVGLLADCGPERARSALAANGGRVRPALATAAEG from the coding sequence GTGATCGTGACCGAGAGGACCTCCGCGATGACTCCGCACCACTCCGTCCGCGTCGAATCGCCCACCGAGCGACGCAATCCCCGCACGCTCGACATCGACCGGCTCCCCACCGTCGAGGTGCTCCGCCTGCTCAACGCGGAGGACCGGACCGCCGCCGACGCGGTCGCCGCCGTCCTGCCCGGGCTGGCCCTGGTGGTCGACCGGACGGTCCGTCAACTCGGCTCGGGGGGACGGCTTCACTACTTCGGGGCCGGCAGCTCGGGCCGGCTGGCGGTGATGGACGCGGCCGAGCTCATCCCCACCTTCGGCGTCCGCCCAGGGCTGGTCGTGGCGCACCACGCGGGCGGGTCGGCCGCGCTCACCCTGCCCACCGAGGGCGCCGAGGACCGGGCCGAGGACGGGGCCGCGGACGCCGCCGACGTGGGGCCGCTGGACGTGGCCGTGGGCATCACCGCCAGCGGGCGCACCCCCTACGTCGGCGGAGCGCTGCAGGCGGCCCGCGCCGCCGGGGCCTTCACGGTACTGGTCAGCGCCAACCCGCAGGCCGAGCTGGCCCCGCTGGCCGAGGTCCACCTGGGCGTCGACACCGGTCCCGAGGCGATCACCGGCTCGACCCGGCTGAAGGCCGCCACCGCGCACAAGCTGCTGCTGAACAGCCTGTCCACGGCGACGATGGTGGCGATGGGCCACACCTACTCGAACCTGATGGTCGACGTGGCGGCCGGCAACGACAAGCTGCGCGGTCGGCTGTCGGCCATCCTGGAGGAGGCCACCGGACGCTCCCCCGCCGCCTGCGCCGAGGCGCTGGCGGCGGCCGGCGGGGAGCTCAAGACCGCGCTGGTCGGCCTGCTGGCCGACTGCGGTCCCGAGCGCGCCCGCAGCGCCCTGGCCGCCAACGGCGGACGGGTGCGCCCGGCGCTGGCGACCGCAGCGGAAGGCTGA
- a CDS encoding serine hydrolase domain-containing protein, translating to MGFPEAADAAASLVRTAVADGVVPGAVLLAGRGAEGPVAAHAFGRTDSGPDARPVTVDTVFDLASLTKVVATMPAVLRLVEQGGLSLDRPVAHWLPRFSGGGHERVTVRQLLTHSSGLSAHRHFWTLPVSSADRLAAVLAEPLETAPGTEVRYSDLGFIVLGELVAAVAAQPLDRAVDALVLEPLGLTSTRYLPPADWRGRTAATEAPPGRPPKVGVVHDENAEALGGVAGHAGLFGTAPDLARCLRTGWLAEQGPLLAPALRAEALRNQTAGLGGVRGLGWTLRGDRWDHMSEAWPETGAGHTGFTGTSLALDPVGGLWAVLLTNAVHFGRDRRAVALRRTVHAALATAR from the coding sequence ATGGGTTTCCCCGAGGCGGCCGACGCCGCCGCGTCCCTGGTCCGGACGGCCGTGGCGGACGGCGTCGTCCCCGGGGCCGTGCTGCTCGCCGGGCGCGGCGCGGAGGGCCCGGTCGCCGCCCACGCCTTCGGCCGCACCGACTCCGGCCCCGACGCCCGCCCGGTGACCGTGGACACCGTCTTCGACCTCGCCTCGCTGACCAAGGTGGTGGCCACCATGCCCGCGGTGCTGCGCCTGGTCGAGCAGGGCGGGCTGAGCCTCGACCGACCGGTCGCGCACTGGCTGCCGCGCTTCTCCGGCGGTGGGCACGAACGGGTGACGGTACGCCAACTGCTGACCCACAGCTCGGGCCTGTCGGCCCACCGGCACTTCTGGACGCTGCCGGTGAGCTCCGCCGACCGGCTGGCCGCCGTACTCGCGGAGCCGCTGGAGACCGCGCCCGGCACCGAGGTGCGCTACTCCGACCTCGGGTTCATCGTGCTGGGCGAGCTGGTGGCGGCGGTGGCGGCCCAGCCGCTGGACCGCGCGGTCGACGCCCTGGTGCTGGAGCCGCTCGGCCTGACCTCGACGCGCTACCTGCCGCCGGCCGACTGGCGCGGGCGGACCGCCGCCACCGAGGCGCCCCCCGGCCGCCCGCCCAAGGTCGGCGTGGTCCACGACGAGAACGCCGAGGCGCTCGGCGGCGTCGCCGGGCACGCGGGGCTCTTCGGCACCGCCCCCGACCTGGCCCGCTGTCTGCGGACCGGCTGGCTGGCGGAGCAGGGCCCGCTGCTCGCCCCGGCCCTGCGCGCCGAGGCGCTGCGCAACCAGACCGCCGGACTGGGAGGGGTGCGCGGACTGGGCTGGACGCTGCGCGGTGACCGCTGGGACCACATGTCGGAGGCCTGGCCGGAGACCGGCGCGGGGCACACCGGATTCACCGGAACCAGCCTCGCCCTCGACCCGGTCGGCGGTCTCTGGGCGGTGCTGCTCACCAATGCGGTCCACTTCGGGCGCGATCGCCGCGCCGTGGCGCTGCGCCGGACGGTGCACGCCGCACTGGCCACCGCGCGCTGA
- a CDS encoding glycoside hydrolase family 3 N-terminal domain-containing protein gives MTEIPPSLPELLSLADRVLQPGFVGATPPDWIRRRLSEGLASVLLFAPNVRDRQQTAALTAALRAENPEVIVAVDEESGDITRLEAATGSSYPGALALGAVDDERLSEAVARSVGAELRALSVDLDFAPDADVNSNPDNPVIGTRSFGADPELVARHVAAWVRGLHSAGVGACVKHFPGHGETAVDSHLDLPVVPFDREQLAAVALPPFRAAIGAGVRAVMTGHLLLPTLDPDRPATVSPRLVTELLREELGFEGMVVSDAVEMQAVRARYGLAGATVRALAAGVDLVCLGNRSGEREVLALREAVADAVTQGVLGQERLEQAAARVAEFGAWRRALAAAHPAVPASPGLGLAAARRAVRVRLTGEAVLPLAAAPHLVEFGVPGTVVSGEGVPWGLRPALAALLPGTTHTTLAAGAPLDRETLAAVLAAAASRPLVLAVRDAHRRPTVRQWIAALLAQRPDAVVVELGVPHGDPGGSVFVATHGAARVCGQAAAETLAGRRLAVTP, from the coding sequence GTGACCGAAATACCGCCCTCCCTTCCCGAACTGCTGTCCCTGGCGGACCGCGTGCTCCAGCCCGGCTTCGTCGGCGCCACCCCGCCCGACTGGATCCGCCGCCGGCTGTCGGAGGGCCTCGCCTCGGTCCTGCTGTTCGCCCCCAACGTCCGCGACCGGCAACAGACTGCCGCCCTGACCGCGGCCCTGCGGGCCGAGAACCCGGAGGTGATCGTCGCCGTCGACGAGGAGAGCGGCGACATCACCCGGCTGGAGGCGGCCACCGGCTCCTCCTACCCCGGCGCCCTGGCCCTCGGCGCCGTCGACGACGAGCGGCTGAGCGAGGCGGTGGCCCGCTCGGTCGGCGCGGAGCTGCGCGCGCTCTCCGTCGACCTCGACTTCGCGCCGGACGCCGACGTCAACAGCAATCCCGACAACCCGGTCATCGGCACCCGCTCCTTCGGTGCGGACCCGGAGCTGGTGGCCCGTCATGTCGCGGCCTGGGTGCGCGGCCTGCACTCGGCCGGGGTCGGCGCCTGCGTCAAGCACTTCCCCGGGCACGGCGAGACCGCCGTCGACTCGCACCTCGACCTGCCCGTGGTCCCCTTCGACCGCGAGCAGCTGGCTGCGGTGGCGCTGCCCCCGTTCCGGGCCGCGATCGGCGCCGGGGTCCGCGCGGTGATGACCGGTCACCTGCTGCTGCCCACGCTCGACCCGGACCGCCCGGCCACCGTCAGCCCGCGTCTGGTCACCGAACTCCTGCGGGAGGAGCTGGGATTCGAGGGCATGGTGGTGAGCGACGCGGTCGAGATGCAGGCGGTCCGGGCCCGCTACGGCCTCGCCGGGGCGACGGTCCGGGCGCTGGCCGCCGGCGTGGACCTGGTCTGCCTCGGCAACCGCTCGGGCGAGCGCGAGGTGCTGGCGCTGCGCGAGGCGGTCGCCGATGCGGTCACCCAGGGCGTGCTCGGCCAGGAACGGCTGGAGCAGGCCGCCGCGCGGGTCGCCGAGTTCGGCGCCTGGCGCCGCGCCCTCGCCGCCGCACACCCTGCCGTGCCCGCCTCCCCCGGCCTGGGGCTGGCGGCGGCGCGCCGGGCCGTCCGGGTCCGACTGACCGGCGAGGCGGTGCTGCCGCTGGCGGCGGCCCCGCACCTGGTCGAGTTCGGCGTCCCGGGCACCGTGGTCAGCGGCGAGGGCGTGCCCTGGGGGTTGCGCCCCGCGCTGGCCGCGCTGCTGCCCGGCACCACCCACACCACCCTCGCGGCCGGCGCGCCGCTCGACCGGGAGACCCTCGCCGCCGTCCTCGCCGCGGCCGCCTCCCGGCCGCTGGTACTCGCGGTCCGCGACGCCCACCGCCGTCCCACGGTGCGACAGTGGATCGCCGCGCTGCTGGCGCAGCGCCCGGACGCCGTCGTCGTCGAGCTCGGCGTCCCGCACGGCGACCCCGGCGGCTCCGTGTTCGTCGCCACCCACGGCGCCGCCCGCGTCTGCGGCCAGGCCGCCGCCGAGACCCTGGCCGGCCGCCGACTGGCGGTCACACCGTGA
- a CDS encoding phosphotriesterase family protein — translation MEQQNENAPVPRVQTVTGPVDPAELGRVLSHEHLLALTPGPWLSGGRRGGADGAEESAAAFDREQVELAVAALGGLAAHGVDTVVDLSPYGDAGRDAWGRNTALLREISRRSGVWIVAGTATYREAFSPAWVRAAGVEEITRRFVEDAQVGIGGSGVRAGILGEVPTGLGEVTGHERKGLRAAARAHHLTGLAISTHTTHGTMALEQIDLLEEEQVDPGRVVIGHLDNHPELDYLRRVLDRGVNIAFDSVGKQNWDLRLPPATDPQPDGPHTRQSLRQSDVTRADRLALLVAEGHAERILLSQDLTGPQVQQNPATHGQWGYAYLSAVFLPMLLERGVNEEQVETMMHSNPVRLLTV, via the coding sequence ATGGAACAGCAGAACGAGAACGCCCCGGTGCCCCGGGTGCAGACGGTGACCGGACCCGTCGATCCCGCCGAGCTGGGCCGGGTGCTCTCGCACGAGCACCTGCTGGCGCTGACGCCGGGCCCCTGGCTCTCCGGCGGCCGGCGGGGCGGAGCCGACGGGGCGGAGGAGTCGGCGGCGGCGTTCGACCGCGAGCAGGTCGAGCTCGCCGTCGCGGCCCTCGGCGGGCTGGCGGCCCACGGGGTGGACACCGTCGTCGACCTCAGCCCGTACGGCGATGCGGGGCGTGACGCGTGGGGCAGGAACACCGCGCTGCTACGGGAGATCTCCCGGCGCAGCGGGGTGTGGATCGTCGCCGGGACGGCCACCTACCGCGAGGCGTTCAGCCCGGCCTGGGTGCGGGCGGCCGGCGTCGAGGAGATCACCCGGCGGTTCGTCGAGGACGCGCAGGTGGGGATCGGCGGGAGCGGGGTGCGCGCGGGCATCCTGGGCGAGGTGCCCACGGGGCTGGGGGAGGTCACGGGGCACGAGCGCAAGGGGCTGCGCGCGGCCGCCCGTGCGCACCACCTCACCGGACTCGCCATCAGTACCCACACCACCCACGGGACCATGGCGCTGGAGCAGATCGACCTGCTGGAGGAGGAACAGGTCGACCCCGGCCGGGTGGTCATCGGTCACCTGGACAACCACCCCGAACTCGACTATCTCCGCCGGGTGCTGGACCGGGGGGTGAACATCGCCTTCGACTCGGTCGGGAAGCAGAACTGGGACCTGCGGCTGCCGCCGGCGACCGACCCGCAGCCCGACGGGCCCCACACTCGGCAGTCCCTGCGGCAGTCCGACGTCACCCGCGCGGACCGGCTGGCGCTGCTGGTCGCCGAGGGCCACGCCGAGCGCATTCTGCTGTCGCAGGACCTCACCGGCCCCCAGGTGCAGCAGAACCCGGCCACCCACGGTCAGTGGGGCTACGCCTACCTGAGCGCGGTCTTCCTCCCGATGCTCCTCGAACGCGGTGTCAACGAGGAGCAGGTCGAGACGATGATGCACAGCAACCCGGTCCGGCTGCTCACGGTGTGA
- a CDS encoding Lrp/AsnC family transcriptional regulator has protein sequence METLNLQLVHALQIDGRVPLRRIASVLGVSEQAVARRYAMLCETAGLRVVGRLNPRPVGQTVWALRLQSVPSAALGLARSLAAREDTRWVQLASGGTEIICHLVAQRDSAQDAPVRLLDRLPGATSVTAQRVLRLFKGGPTTWGALTSALDREQQAALAPDFPPPDAWSAPLELTDLDHVLLAALTRDGRATYAALAAEARCHESTVRRRIAQLRTAGALFFALDIDERLLGSPGATAIRMSVRPAHLAAVGAALAEHHEVAYAGATTGTTNLLASVLCPDDEYLFGYLTDRLGALPGVDAVETAPIVRTLKRVGTVGRARR, from the coding sequence GTGGAAACCCTCAATCTCCAGCTGGTCCACGCCCTGCAGATCGACGGGCGCGTCCCGCTGCGCCGGATCGCCTCGGTGCTGGGCGTCTCCGAGCAGGCGGTCGCCCGCCGCTACGCCATGCTGTGCGAGACGGCCGGACTGCGCGTGGTCGGCCGACTCAACCCCCGGCCGGTCGGGCAGACGGTGTGGGCGCTGCGGCTGCAGTCCGTCCCCAGCGCCGCGCTCGGCCTGGCCCGGAGCCTGGCCGCGCGGGAGGACACCCGCTGGGTCCAGCTCGCCTCCGGCGGCACCGAGATCATCTGCCATCTGGTGGCGCAGCGGGACAGCGCCCAGGACGCGCCGGTGCGGCTGCTCGACCGGCTGCCCGGGGCCACCTCGGTCACCGCGCAGCGGGTGCTGCGGCTGTTCAAGGGCGGCCCGACCACCTGGGGCGCGCTCACCTCCGCCCTGGACCGGGAGCAGCAGGCGGCCCTGGCCCCTGACTTCCCGCCCCCGGACGCCTGGTCGGCGCCGCTGGAACTCACCGACCTCGACCACGTCCTGCTGGCCGCGCTGACCCGCGACGGCCGGGCGACCTATGCCGCGCTGGCCGCCGAGGCCCGCTGCCACGAGTCGACGGTGCGCCGCCGGATCGCCCAACTGCGGACCGCCGGAGCGCTGTTCTTCGCCCTGGACATCGACGAGCGGCTGTTGGGCAGTCCGGGGGCCACCGCCATCCGGATGTCGGTGCGGCCCGCGCACCTCGCCGCCGTCGGCGCGGCGCTGGCGGAACACCACGAGGTCGCCTACGCCGGCGCCACCACCGGAACGACCAACCTGCTCGCCAGCGTCCTCTGCCCCGACGACGAGTACCTCTTCGGCTACCTCACCGACCGCCTCGGCGCCCTCCCGGGGGTGGACGCGGTCGAGACCGCCCCGATCGTCCGCACCCTCAAACGCGTCGGCACGGTCGGCCGCGCCCGGCGCTAG